The DNA sequence TTTCCACGATCACAGAGGAGGAGAATCAGAGATTATGGGTCACATTCAGCGGGCAGACAGACACGAACAcactgtatttatatatttatttcaagaaatgacaaccaaaatcaaaaccCTGGGAGCTTGTGAACAGTTTAGTAGTGGCTTCCTGCAAGGGGACATTTTAAAACGCTGTCttcttaatgtactaagacagtgatattaaaagatgtgcagatgagcccagaatacaAACGCAGCGTGTTTAATTACACATTAAGCATTTTCTTCCCTTATAAAACCGTTATtaagaaaatgcttaaaatgGCTTATGCATTTTAAGTGATACTGAAAGTTCATATTTTGGTTTCATCTTTTTTTCAGCACATGTGCTTTATTAGTAAACTGTACAGAATTTGGTCTCTGTAATATCACAGTCTCAGTGCATTAAGCCACATTCAGCGTTTTCTTTACATGAGAGGAAACCGCTTAACATGTAAACGTCAaaatccctttaaggcaagtcatttcactcggcggccatctttgaaacacctctcgggcattcaagtgcagctcctatttCTTTGattggggaaacatcaaattctccaaagctgtttaattaaatttcatatttgaaataaccaatgaaatctgacaacaactgtctcataaattttgtttctaaatgcttaaatcattaaaaaaaaaattcaggctggatcaagctaatgcacatGCACAGTCCTGTGTGGACGTCTCTATAGGAAGcgtgcgtctgactgtttctattggaaccggagcttctaacggccgctgcagtgacgcgattaCTTTACCAATCGGAGATTGGCTCTtgtttagaaggcgggacttattctgccatattgcacgttgcactttctcccattcaaaacaatacgagtgacgcgtcttgtgttattctatagtctttggtaaacgtgttgcgttcatattttgAGCTCATATGCGTATCTCCACACAGTATGCTTTATAAGATATGTACagaattttgtgtttgtctTGGTGCATTAAGTCACATGAAGCGTTTTTCTTGTTAAGCATTTGAATGTCCCTGTTCAAGTTCTGCTAATTCACAAGCGGAGTGAGAGTCATACTCACAAAGGTAATgctaattattaaaccaaactaaatccaaactttcaaaaacacttagCAATGTGATTCTTTTATTGAGTGATAAGCAGTGGGTTTAATCAGTGCCATTATTAATAGATTTGCTATATGCAAATCCTCGACCTGCTTCCCTTGGTGTTTTTACACATAGAAAAGGCGGAAAAACGTTTTTTGTTGTCCAGTTTTCTCTCAGAACGATGATCTGAGTTACTATCGCCATTATCGATGCAGGATTAATGACATACAATGGTGACATTTTTCACAGTCATGACAAATTACTGCACTAAACTCAACGGAAAGGCTGCGCGATCCTTCCACCATGGCGGATAAACAAAGAAGTTACCCAGAACTCAACGTGGCGTGATGTCAGCTTCGCGTTCTCTATAAAATAACAGCACAATTTACTTGCCTCAAACAACTCGGTaggtattattagtattattataattattgtttttgttgttacctttaatttattgccacactttaatatgtgaattatattatcagaaaactAAACACATTTAGCATCGTCAGGCTTTTATTTGTGGATAAAACAACGGAGCTGCATACTCAGGtttatggctgctgtaaattTAACAACCCTCTTGATGCGTTGAAACTTTTCCCGAAACATTTAGAGAAAAGCTTCAAAGATTTAAGAGGCTTCCATTTCTCCAACCCTACTTAATAGTTTTAGGCctttttgcaaatgtttcaatcgaatttagctgttttagagaGCGTTTACTCATTTTGAGCCTGTTTTTAAACGTTAACTATCTGTAATGTCATTATTCATGTGTGGAAAAAGCGACAAAACTaaactagccaatcagatttcttttcacccatATCCCCCAAGCACGCATTtgactttacaacacacaaaggcatacctttatttattctcattatCTCTTGCTTTCTTAATATGTCATGAGTGTACGCAgattgattttaataatcagtttaaaaattatgtaaaaataaaaagggcATTAATTAGCGCCCTCTCATGGTATGCACAGTGCGTGTGTATGAACTCGGTAACCTTGAATTTGGCAGATCGGAGGGGTATTGCACAAAAGCAAGATAAGGGATTAAGCTGGGATTTTCCAGTTATCCTAGCTGAATTTAGCCCTGACTCAGTTGCATGAAAGCAGGCTAAATTAAGCTATATTAAGTTACTACGGAGATTTAGTCTCTGCTCCAGAGCAGGCTATCCTACTAGAaattaatgtgtttttcagtcACTCCATGGTCTTCTGTAAATATGTTGCATCGTTTTAATTACCCTGCATTAAAATACTAGATATACTGTCATTCATCGAATTATGGCTACtgttattttactgttattatgAAGACTGCTGTTCATATTGCTGTCAGAGGTTTGatgaatacatatatttttgcaGTTTGTTTTGATTTAGCCTATCCTTTAATAAAGGATAATGTCACTCTTTAATGTgtacatgcattttatttcacattGGTCGCAGTTTATCTTCCTAAATTCTGGTTCTACTTCACTGGATTAATATCTATGTAGTGTACTGGACATTCATGAGAAAGGTAGGAcccacaatgttttttttttttgtattttttttattttgctgtcaTCACTTGTCAGCTTGGAGCTTTGGAGAGCTTTGATTAATACATTGTGTTACAGTCATGGTTCAGTGTGAATATGAGccttttattgttattttacagtttagAATGTTACTATAGAtattaatgttgtttcaaacaacTTTGCTATCGAAGCAATATGTAGTTCTATTCTAATATCAGAACTTTCTGAAACAATGTCACTAATTTTAGAAGAATTGTCACTTTTGGGTTACATAAAACTGAGCAACCTAGAGATGTTTTATACACTACTAATATGTGACCATCAGAATGCTCTATATTTGATCTAAATTAAAGACACCATATGTGTTTGCTGTTAAAGTAATCCAGTATAAATTCAGTAACTTATCTTTGATTTTTCCAGATGTGGTCCTGTGGGCGTCAGTATCACACAGTGATCACAGTTCACACctgcagtgaagctcctcccacaacaattcaccaataaatactgggaatattcacatcatcctacaagagaaggacaaactccaggtgtagcagctgaaatctgtgtgactgttaaagatggagtttattaaagaggagattgaagacatgagtgatccagaaccatccagaataaaacatgaagaaacTGAGGAACAAATAGGTTGGTGTCCATTCTTGATTCTTCATTGTTGACTGCTTTGGCGGCTGTGaaataataatcaatatatGGATGATAAATGATAGAGATATATAATGATCTTGTATATAACATTATATGCTGATTACATTGTATAaatcataatatatatgtgttaaTCATATTAACAACTTTATGACAGAACTGACCTTTGCACATCAAAGATACTTGATACACAGACAGGTGTCTTATTTTCTGCTacgtgtttttatttttcacatttaaccTCATTGAACTGATTCTAACCgcttaatatgtttattttagacCAGATGGAAGTGAAGGAGCAAAGACACAAACTGAATGACGTAAAGAAACACTGTGACTCCAAAACTCGAGGAACAAAAGCCAAAAAGTTGCACACCTGctcacagtgtggaaagagtttcacacataaAGGAAACCTTAAGACACATacaagaattcacactggagaaaaaccgtatacatgcactcagtgtggaaagagtttttctcaTGCATCAGGTCTCAGTTATCACCTGAAAGTTCATTTAGATAAGAAGCCTTTTTCATGGCTGGATCATTTTAAACTTCACCAGAAAACTCACGATGAAGtgagagatcatgtgtgttgtgactgtgggaagagctttactacaTCTAGTCATCTGAAACTgcaccaaagaattcatactggagaaaaaccttacaagtgctcatattgtgacaagagattcagttgGTTGAGATCACTGAAATTACACGAACgacttcatactggagagaagccgtaccactgtactcagtgtgagaagagtttcAGAGATGGAGCATGTTTGAGAAATCATCTGCTCCatcactctggagaaaaaccatttaactgtgatcagtgtggtaaagattttatttcatcagcaaatctaaaacaacacttgaaagttcattcagatgagaagccttatgtgtgttctctctgtggaaagagtttttcaaggCTAAAGTCTTGTAAACtgcaccagaaaacacataatggagtaagagatcatgtgtgttgtgactgtgggaagagctttactacaGCTGGTGATCTGAAACGgcaccaaagaattcatactggagaaaaaccttacaagtgctcatattgtgacaagagtttcactcaGTCTGGGACCCTAAAAAAACATGagcgagttcatactggagagaagccgtactgctgtactcagtgtgagaagagtttcAAACATTTACGAAGACTTCATGatcatataaaaaaatgttgcaaGTGAGCAACattttgtttcatgtcaaaTACTGTGAGATAAAATGAGTTTTTCCACTCAACAGTCAACTCACAGTGACACTAAATTGTCTTTTGATagttatttgaaatgaaatcgAAATAACATATTTGTCTCCtttgatatatttaatgaacacaGAGAATGAGTTTAGAAAGGTCGCGGAAAGCTGCGGCTCGAACCCCGTTTACAACATGCTGTTTAACTGTATTTTACAGAGTTGTTTACAATTTCTGGttgtattattgttgtttttctcttttttttccccctttttcttTCCTCTAGTTTTTAGGCCTTATCTGACAATGGGAATACCAATTATGAATGTTGATTAATGTTCACTGTacctttttgaaataaaaaattaaatgtaattttttttaatttgttacattgaGACTAGAATTGCTGACAACTCATTACGGCAGTTCAAAATCCATTCTTTCTTTTTGGAGACAATTTTATTTGTCATGCACATCGATCtataaaactttgcagaccttttacattcacaaagtaatattcaaaaaaacataatagaccttattcacagcagcgccatctttgattatttttaacGGGGATGAAAGCagggctgtgagggatagacataCATCTCTTTCGTGAGTAGTActgttatttaatttaatgtgttttttaattgttctgctgacaaaactacaaaaatatttttccaagaagtgtgacgtcacactgctcAGGCCCCTCCCACGGccgctgactgacagtcctCCATTACCATAGTTTCTGCCCTCAGTGAGTTGTACACTATCCGCCATTTCTCCGCACTCCTGAAGCTTTACCTACACCAATCCTGGTGTTCTGTTGTTGGATGTGAGACTGAACATAGGAGTCTTCATTTTCATCTCCCAtcatctgagccactgaggacgcagttttatttttgaaggtaaTTCGCCCCAAAATATTCCtacatttgtttatgtctgtgcAAATCACTTCACTCCAGACTGCTTTGTAAACGAGGGGCAATGCAAAGGGACAACACAAAACACAGGTTTTGCTAAAacgttgttactcaaggatggatcagtTCCAACTCTTCATGATCCAGCTTATAGTCTCTGGAGCGAAACTGGATATGGAAGCAATGAAGGAGAGATAGAAATAGAAACAACATATTTGTATTGATTGATCTATTTAATGATCACAGAGAACGAGTTTAGTTTTAAACATATTCATGATTTttcagctcttacagtgattttctggaatgaaaacagacgcttcatcttttgtgtgatgcacaataaacttcataaaactcatcaggaaggttttggccatcattcagACAGGGTCTGCTAGAACAGGCTTGTAGTGGATCTAAGAAGATAACAACTTGatttataactgtaattaaactaaaactttacctgttctgtctccatgtagcatatattctctggctctgtagcaAATGAGgcatcattgtctgactccggtttgaactgaacaccattactgacagtTTATGTTCAGTGCTTGAGATAGTCCTGGGGTGGTACAGGGACTCATCCAATTAGAAATATGCATTACAACATATAGAAATGCAATACAGACATTCAGACAATAACAATTCCATATATGGGAACTTtctggaaaacaaaaaaacaatctctGAAAACAgtttactctaaattgtaatattaacaTGCATTCTTTGTGaagctttgaaacgatatgtattgtgaaaaagcactatacaaataaatgtgaattgaattattACGTCCATTGCTTTGTGCTCCTGCAAGTGAACTCATTAACCCCCTTTAGACATTCAAGCTCTGTGAATGAGCAAAGTCTATCCATTTATCCAATTAGTTTGTTTTCAGGTACTTTATTGGCAAGACAAATATTTGTACGTTTGTATTGTTAAAGTAATTGCACCGTTTCTGCATATTAAAACTGTGAAAAAGGAGAATATAAtgcaaaacaacaaagaaaaacaaaagtgtaGCCTAACTGACAATTAGTGAATTAATAGTCTGACAGAAATAACAGAGTCATAATGTTTAACTGAGCTGCTGAAAAGCTTCTTTATCTCATTCAACAGTCCGTTTTCACCTCATTCATTATGATGATGTCTGAGATCTTCTGTAAATTGGCTCATCAAGCTCGTCATTAGTGTCAGACAAACTACAGGATCATCACTTTATGTGATAATCACCTATtgatgtgttttaatgttttactcCTCAGGTTTAAGTACATGACTAAAATACTGTAGCAAGTCTAAAGAGTGTTTTATGTTCTGTTCGGATAAATCTAAGTGCATGTGTTCTTTCCTGTGTTATGGTTCAGCTTGTGTGGGGCTTTAAGGGGTGGGAGGTTCTCCTGAAAGAATATCCTGCGTGGTGTTGTGTGGGCGGGGTTCTGGGGAAAAGGTTCCAGAAGTTTGTTCGCTGTCTGTGTGGCAGGAGCATCGGCCAAACAGGTGCTCATCTTAATAAAAGAAGACTAAGCTGTTAAGTGAGTCTCATCATTTCCTCCATTCGTTACAATACTATTAAAGCCTGCAGAAACCATACCTGCAAACTCTTTTCTGACATTGAAATGCGCAATTCACATGATTAGTGCAGATCTGAGgagtttttatttgaatgtatatCTGAAAGGAAATgtctgtcttcagaaaagtttcaatggcatctttttatctTTTCTCAGTATGATGCCTAATAAAGTAGTGTTTGTAAATCAGCGCTGCTTGTGTAACCGCTGTATTTCTGCTGTAAACTGTAAGCTTTCCATAAGCACCACCttctgtcagagagtgaatttgcattttctttcaGCCATACTACAAACATACTACTGTGTttatgtcattgtcatgtgCCATGGtggataaacacacacaatgagGAGGAATGCAGAAAGGAAGACTTTAATGATAATCcagaaaacaggagaaacaccATCAACACAAACGTATTACATAGATGTATACTACAGACGTAATACATTGACAAGAACCAACAAAGACTGAGGGAGAACACAGAGAATATATACAGGGCAAACAGAGGGGCAAACGAGGCTAATTAACAGGACACAGCTGGGAccaatgaacttaaatgaggGTAACTAGGGGAACAAACTAGTGGCGGGAAATTGAGGACAAAGAACATGTGacacagaaaacaaacacagaacagAGTTTTTCAGGTGAGAATTTACTGGTTTACAGCTCAAATTTGTGGTTTATTGATAAAGTTAGCGCCTATTTGAAAATGTGGTCTAACGTTTTCAAAGATACAGGCGATCACtaaatagagtacctcagggagttccctcgatcgaaagcctatgcatttttcccatagacttttggaaaaatgcaaacaataagatctgtgtttaacaaagggttatgacacttacacattttttctttcaagataatctttacaagttaacacaacatttattcattttgaagcctaaataaagtcatcagatataaaaagctaacagtgggctataaacggactacagcacaccatggtcgcggatcaacgtcagcACCAccaactttatttagaaaacaactttattcaaaaacatgttcgctgattatgatctgcgctgtgtatgaatacttatccactttttcatgagaaatgctgtccaaatgtcctgtttgtcatgatgacgtctaaagtccccgccaaaggaagtagtcccttttagcaatttgttagcaaccgccgtttttaagacacaataaaggtttaaaaaaaaatcacaagcgggttatagctggtgtgttttatgtcatagatcaaaacgttaAAATATTTACTGGTT is a window from the Ctenopharyngodon idella isolate HZGC_01 chromosome 15, HZGC01, whole genome shotgun sequence genome containing:
- the LOC127495719 gene encoding zinc finger protein 239-like isoform X3 — protein: MEFIKEEIEDMSDPEPSRIKHEETEEQIDQMEVKEQRHKLNDVKKHCDSKTRGTKAKKLHTCSQCGKSFTHKGNLKTHTRIHTGEKPYTCTQCGKSFSHASGLSYHLKVHLDKKPFSWLDHFKLHQKTHDEVRDHVCCDCGKSFTTSSHLKLHQRIHTGEKPYKCSYCDKRFSWLRSLKLHERLHTGEKPYHCTQCEKSFRDGACLRNHLLHHSGEKPFNCDQCGKDFISSANLKQHLKVHSDEKPYVCSLCGKSFSRLKSCKLHQKTHNGVRDHVCCDCGKSFTTAGDLKRHQRIHTGEKPYKCSYCDKSFTQSGTLKKHERVHTGEKPYCCTQCEKSFKHLRRLHDHIKKCCK
- the LOC127495719 gene encoding zinc finger protein 239-like isoform X2; amino-acid sequence: MEFIKEEIEDTSDPEPSRIKDEETEEQIDQMEVKEQRHKLNDVKKHCDSKTRGTKAKKLHTCSQCGKSFTHKGNLKTHTRIHTGEKPYTCTQCGKSFSHASGLSYHLKVHLDKKPFSWLDHFKLHQKTHDEVRDHVCCDCGKSFTTSSHLKLHQRIHTGEKPYKCSYCDKRFSWLRSLKLHERLHTGEKPYHCTQCEKSFRDGACLRNHLLHHSGEKPFNCDQCGKDFISSANLKQHLKVHSDEKPYVCSLCGKSFSRLKSCKLHQKTHNGVRDHVCCDCGKSFTTAGDLKRHQRIHTGEKPYKCSYCDKSFTQSGTLKKHERVHTGEKPYCCTQCEKSFKHLRRLHDHIKKCCK
- the LOC127495719 gene encoding zinc finger protein 239-like isoform X4; this translates as MEFIKEEIEDMSDPEPSRIKHEDTEEQIDQMEVKEQRHKLNDVKKHCDSKTRGTKAKKLHTCSQCGKSFTHKGNLKTHTRIHTGEKPYTCTQCGKSFSHASGLSYHLKVHLDKKPFSWLDHFKLHQKTHDEVRDHVCCDCGKSFTTSSHLKLHQRIHTGEKPYKCSYCDKRFSWLRSLKLHERLHTGEKPYHCTQCEKSFRDGACLRNHLLHHSGEKPFNCDQCGKDFISSANLKQHLKVHSDEKPYVCSLCGKSFSRLKSCKLHQKTHNGVRDHVCCDCGKSFTTAGDLKRHQRIHTGEKPYKCSYCDKSFTQSGTLKKHERVHTGEKPYCCTQCEKSFKHLRRLHDHIKKCCK